A genomic window from Mycetohabitans rhizoxinica HKI 454 includes:
- a CDS encoding sensor histidine kinase, whose protein sequence is MRLITKGLLLIAIPSLVELGLLVGVMRTQAEALEAEQWAVRSKEVLSQATAVLDPVLVDAVRMRGAVIDGYGQVWTPPSQWGEIDRRINRLIELVADNPLQVERAVQIRQSAQAYRQWSERSQELLRHGQQAGVVARFREFKGHDIVDYFRAQVAALQQEEMRLDSVRTERIAEARRMQQVLLVSAVIASIITGAIAVYVFTSSVRRRLRRLADNTKQLANNAPLAPMLEGDDEIAELDLALHQTSRRLLEAERIESRYRSDLAHQAEELGTMNEHLRERTQENEMFIYSVSHDLRAPLVNLQGFSQELSLACDSVREILARSTLTDTQRRRLSRIVDDDIAEALRFLQTAVMRSASIIDALLRLSRAGRVEYRPQQVDVQAVMSRVVDAMRDSIKSRGVTVKIHPLPSAWGDPTAVEQVFANLVSNAVNYLDPSRPGEIEIGTRPNPVGVHSLRIYYVRDNGYGIPASALPKLFTAFQRLHGGAVKGEGIGLALVRRVVERHGGNVWAESSEGIGSTFYLSLPESCSAHEALRAATLSALARVNAGPRAARSGRLRPGSGLEPGADASAQDRPSPTYSTFPV, encoded by the coding sequence ATGAGATTGATCACCAAAGGGCTGCTGCTGATCGCGATTCCGAGCCTCGTCGAGCTTGGCTTACTGGTCGGCGTGATGCGTACCCAGGCCGAGGCCCTGGAAGCGGAGCAGTGGGCAGTGCGGAGCAAGGAAGTGTTGAGTCAGGCCACTGCCGTGCTTGACCCAGTGCTAGTCGATGCCGTGCGCATGCGCGGCGCCGTGATCGACGGATACGGACAGGTATGGACGCCGCCTAGCCAATGGGGTGAGATCGACCGTCGCATCAACCGGTTGATCGAACTGGTTGCCGACAATCCATTGCAAGTCGAGCGTGCGGTGCAGATTCGGCAAAGCGCACAGGCGTACCGGCAGTGGAGTGAGCGTTCGCAGGAGTTGCTGCGGCACGGTCAGCAAGCGGGGGTCGTGGCCCGCTTTCGCGAGTTCAAAGGCCACGATATCGTCGATTACTTCCGTGCGCAGGTCGCCGCGTTGCAACAAGAAGAGATGCGGTTAGACAGCGTTCGCACCGAACGTATCGCTGAGGCGCGCCGCATGCAGCAGGTGCTGCTCGTGTCGGCCGTGATCGCGTCGATCATCACCGGCGCCATCGCGGTTTATGTGTTCACGTCGAGCGTGCGACGGCGGCTGCGCAGGCTTGCGGACAACACCAAGCAACTCGCAAACAATGCGCCGCTCGCACCGATGCTCGAGGGCGACGATGAAATCGCCGAATTAGACCTCGCGCTGCACCAAACGAGCCGACGCCTGCTTGAAGCGGAGCGCATCGAGTCGCGCTATCGATCCGACCTTGCGCATCAGGCCGAGGAACTCGGCACGATGAACGAGCATTTGCGCGAGCGTACGCAAGAAAACGAAATGTTTATCTACAGCGTGTCGCATGACTTGCGCGCACCACTGGTCAACCTGCAGGGGTTTTCTCAGGAGCTGAGCTTGGCGTGCGATTCGGTGCGCGAGATACTGGCGCGCAGCACGCTGACCGACACACAACGGCGCCGGCTATCGCGGATCGTCGATGATGATATTGCCGAGGCGTTGCGCTTCCTGCAAACAGCGGTGATGCGCTCGGCCAGTATCATTGACGCGTTGCTGCGGCTCTCGCGTGCGGGGCGGGTCGAGTACCGACCGCAACAAGTTGATGTGCAGGCGGTGATGTCCCGCGTGGTGGATGCTATGCGCGACTCGATCAAGAGCCGGGGCGTGACCGTGAAGATACATCCGTTGCCGTCGGCATGGGGCGATCCGACCGCAGTCGAGCAAGTCTTCGCGAACTTGGTCTCCAATGCGGTCAATTATCTTGATCCGAGCCGTCCTGGCGAGATCGAGATCGGTACGCGTCCGAACCCAGTGGGCGTGCACTCGTTACGCATTTACTACGTGCGCGACAACGGATATGGCATTCCCGCATCGGCACTGCCCAAATTGTTTACCGCGTTCCAGCGCCTGCACGGTGGCGCAGTCAAGGGCGAGGGTATTGGGCTGGCGCTCGTGCGTCGTGTTGTCGAGCGACACGGTGGCAATGTATGGGCCGAGTCCAGTGAAGGCATCGGCTCGACGTTCTACTTGTCGTTGCCCGAATCCTGCAGTGCGCATGAAGCGTTGCGTGCGGCAACTTTGAGCGCGCTAGCCCGCGTCAACGCGGGGCCCAGGGCCGCGCGATCCGGCCGTCTGCGCCCAGGCAGCGGGTTGGAGCCCGGCGCCGACGCTTCAGCTCAGGACCGCCCGTCGCCTACTTACTCGACGTTCCCTGTATGA
- a CDS encoding competence/damage-inducible protein A, with product MGFGIIIIGDEILSGRRVDKHLPKAIELLRARGLALAWAEYVGDERRRITATLKRTFASDDIVFVTGGIGATPDDHTRQCAAAALGVPLELHPQARQLIAERISETAPPGRADLDAPDNLHRFNMGVFPQGASIIPNSYNKIPGFSVRHHYFMPGFPVMAWPMMEWVLDTHYAHLHHGTPRDERSFLVFELPESALTPLMERIERDFAGVRVFSLPSVGDAKRGGIYARRHIDLGVKGDPEAVAAAYGVLHEGVHALGGEIFES from the coding sequence ATGGGGTTCGGCATCATCATCATTGGCGACGAAATCCTGTCCGGACGGCGTGTTGACAAGCATTTGCCCAAAGCCATCGAGTTGCTTCGCGCACGGGGGCTGGCGCTCGCGTGGGCCGAGTACGTCGGCGACGAGCGTAGACGAATCACTGCCACCCTCAAGCGCACCTTCGCCTCAGATGACATTGTCTTCGTGACCGGAGGCATTGGCGCGACGCCAGACGATCATACGCGGCAGTGTGCGGCGGCCGCGCTCGGCGTGCCGCTGGAACTGCACCCACAGGCCCGGCAACTAATCGCCGAGCGGATTAGCGAAACCGCGCCGCCCGGCCGGGCGGACCTGGACGCGCCGGATAACCTGCATCGCTTCAATATGGGTGTGTTTCCGCAGGGTGCCAGCATCATTCCGAACAGCTATAACAAGATTCCCGGCTTTTCGGTGCGTCATCATTATTTCATGCCAGGGTTTCCTGTCATGGCATGGCCCATGATGGAATGGGTGCTCGACACCCATTATGCACATTTGCATCACGGCACACCGCGTGACGAGCGCTCATTTCTGGTGTTCGAGTTGCCTGAGTCGGCGCTTACGCCGCTGATGGAGCGTATCGAACGCGATTTTGCCGGCGTACGTGTCTTCAGCTTACCCAGCGTCGGCGATGCTAAGCGTGGCGGAATCTATGCACGGCGGCATATCGATTTGGGCGTTAAGGGCGACCCGGAGGCAGTCGCTGCCGCGTATGGTGTGCTACATGAAGGCGTACATGCGCTTGGAGGAGAAATATTCGAGTCTTAA
- a CDS encoding FUSC family protein: MRYSIEIKKFLYSQYFYGGLRIATGISLPAVVLLVVFHNRELGFTISTGALGACVVDMPGPLKYKHNEMLACSVIGFFSALATGIATAHPLSLWLTVVPLTFVLSLIVVYGNKWPQISFATLFMMVVTLEERFTPLQALANAGWILAGGIWYTYWSTFVSRWQIHRIEQQAIAESVFACADYLRARARFYDPTHDLDECNRQLVDKQVLAVDRQEAARDIVLRNLPKLRSGQLDAHRTMLFNLFINTVDLHELFVGAHVDHPMIRATFGGSDLMVFFRDLIEKAATDLEDVGLAVLQDRPSAQRINAKAELRAIEYEIELMRKKALPTTNPEAYSAIVSAFRRVWSAQRLIERMHRNTRVDISAQETEMRIDQALSRFLSSRRVPWMQIFSNLTMSSPSFRHALRVTAAVAIGLWLGRLLPLTNAYWIVMTTIIILKPGYSLTKQRNTQRIIGTTIGCAASIALILSVKEPPLLLAVMFASMVMSYSLLLFNYTASVVFTSSYVLLMFHMLAPGSLRIIGERAIDTVLGCAIAIAASHLFPYWEYRLMGKLVNGLLSATRQYLEICWYAGKSRTAAGGATEQVKPPPSDPAAPADKKGKEASALVSSATAQPTPAASAAASAIDSDIRYRLARKNVHIAFANVGQALQRMLLEPKSAQRYVAELNDLLVRVHALTAQITASAPLMMTLSQSPARTAGIVGAAGWGTQPVPVVDAQALAPLRKALGIVHDNLVQAEAGVAPPPEQTSIVKQLNRELDQMVVDAERTRSESSDVAHELKGLAYQCKQMVGASFIIRKDASIIKLPT; the protein is encoded by the coding sequence ATGCGATATTCGATCGAAATCAAGAAATTTCTATACAGTCAGTATTTCTACGGTGGGCTTCGGATCGCGACCGGCATCTCGCTGCCGGCAGTGGTGTTGCTCGTCGTCTTTCATAATCGGGAGCTTGGCTTCACGATTTCGACCGGTGCACTGGGCGCATGCGTGGTCGACATGCCCGGCCCCCTGAAATACAAGCACAACGAGATGCTCGCGTGCAGCGTGATCGGGTTCTTCTCGGCGCTGGCCACCGGCATCGCGACTGCTCACCCGCTATCGCTGTGGCTGACGGTCGTACCGTTGACTTTCGTGCTGTCCTTGATCGTCGTCTACGGGAACAAGTGGCCGCAGATCAGCTTCGCGACGCTGTTCATGATGGTGGTGACGCTGGAGGAGCGCTTCACGCCGCTCCAGGCACTGGCCAATGCCGGTTGGATCCTGGCCGGCGGAATCTGGTACACGTACTGGTCGACGTTCGTGTCACGCTGGCAGATCCACCGGATCGAGCAACAGGCGATCGCCGAAAGTGTGTTCGCGTGCGCCGACTACTTGCGTGCGCGCGCCCGTTTCTACGATCCGACGCATGATCTGGATGAGTGCAACAGGCAACTGGTCGACAAGCAGGTGTTGGCCGTGGATCGGCAAGAGGCAGCACGCGACATCGTACTGCGCAACCTGCCGAAGCTGCGCAGCGGGCAGCTCGACGCGCACCGCACGATGTTGTTCAATTTGTTCATCAATACGGTCGACCTGCACGAACTGTTTGTCGGTGCGCACGTCGATCACCCGATGATCCGCGCGACCTTCGGTGGCTCGGACTTGATGGTATTTTTTCGCGACCTGATCGAGAAGGCCGCGACCGACCTGGAGGACGTCGGACTGGCCGTGTTACAGGATCGCCCGTCGGCACAGCGGATCAACGCGAAAGCGGAGCTGCGCGCGATCGAGTACGAGATCGAGTTGATGCGCAAGAAGGCCTTGCCAACCACCAATCCGGAGGCGTACTCGGCGATCGTGTCGGCATTCCGGCGCGTCTGGAGCGCACAGCGGCTGATCGAGCGCATGCACCGCAACACGCGCGTGGATATCAGCGCGCAAGAAACGGAGATGCGGATCGACCAGGCGCTGTCGCGCTTCCTGTCGAGCCGACGCGTGCCGTGGATGCAAATCTTTTCGAATCTGACCATGTCTTCGCCGAGCTTCCGGCACGCATTGCGCGTCACCGCTGCGGTGGCGATCGGCTTGTGGCTCGGCCGCCTGCTGCCGCTCACGAACGCGTACTGGATTGTGATGACGACCATTATCATCCTGAAGCCTGGCTACTCGCTCACCAAGCAACGCAATACGCAGCGGATCATCGGTACTACGATCGGCTGCGCGGCGAGCATCGCGCTGATCCTGTCCGTGAAGGAGCCGCCACTGCTGTTGGCCGTCATGTTCGCCAGCATGGTGATGAGCTACAGCCTACTGCTGTTCAACTATACGGCCAGCGTCGTATTCACGTCGTCATATGTTCTGTTGATGTTCCACATGCTGGCACCCGGCAGCCTGCGCATCATCGGCGAACGCGCGATTGATACGGTGCTAGGCTGCGCGATTGCAATCGCCGCGAGCCACCTGTTTCCCTACTGGGAATACCGGCTGATGGGCAAACTGGTCAACGGCTTGCTCAGTGCCACCCGGCAATACCTGGAAATCTGCTGGTATGCGGGCAAATCGCGGACCGCGGCCGGCGGCGCAACGGAACAGGTCAAGCCGCCGCCTTCGGATCCGGCCGCGCCGGCGGACAAGAAGGGCAAAGAGGCCAGCGCACTGGTTTCCAGCGCAACCGCGCAACCGACGCCGGCGGCCAGCGCAGCCGCGTCGGCGATCGACAGCGACATCCGTTACCGGCTTGCGCGTAAGAATGTGCATATTGCATTCGCCAACGTCGGGCAGGCGTTGCAGCGCATGTTGCTCGAACCGAAGTCGGCGCAACGCTACGTCGCTGAGTTGAACGACCTGCTGGTGCGCGTGCACGCGTTGACGGCACAGATCACCGCGTCCGCGCCGCTCATGATGACGCTGTCACAGTCGCCGGCCCGCACGGCCGGAATCGTGGGCGCCGCCGGATGGGGCACCCAGCCCGTACCGGTCGTCGATGCGCAAGCACTTGCGCCACTGCGCAAGGCGCTGGGCATCGTCCATGATAATCTGGTACAGGCCGAAGCGGGCGTCGCACCGCCTCCCGAGCAAACAAGCATCGTCAAGCAGTTGAATCGTGAACTGGACCAGATGGTCGTCGACGCGGAACGCACGCGCAGCGAATCGTCCGACGTGGCGCACGAGCTTAAGGGGTTGGCATACCAATGTAAGCAGATGGTGGGCGCATCGTTCATAATCCGCAAGGATGCGAGCATTATCAAGTTGCCGACATAG
- a CDS encoding response regulator: protein MTLASHRIDSSPGALGADGPLAACALIIDDDEGLLSLARRALARAGFDVVTLTSTQAARAWLDGRGQERWPDVLVVDYVLGTAETGLDFLRSLRMQGTMLPAILCTGFADETRVIEALRSGVADVVPKTSDYLDYLPQAIERVLAQKRAQREIAEAELVRARELHYRTLAEAIPQLVWTALPDGRIDFASKQLLSYTGMDAPSLLGHVWPDALVHPEDLERTVQRWSDALRDSSDYDVEHRLRAADGAWRWFKTRAAPLLDGAGRVSKWFGTSTDIDDQKLAAQEREHLLANERQARSEAERASRLKDEFVATLSHELRTPLNAIVGWAQLLLRDASDPARVEKGLQVIHRNARLQSQMIDDLLDMSRIMAGKVRLNVQRVELVDVITDVIATVQLAADAKELRVMPVLGAPAVVNGDPARLQQIIWNLLTNAIKFTPRRGRVAVTLTSGDGEARLVVSDTGCGIREAFLPHVFERFRQEDASTTRQFGGLGLGLSIVKELVEMHGGHITAASDGEQRGATFTVTLPTVTTGADTRRGAVAPISAQPDTALPRLDGVHVLVVEDEADARELVHRVLEERGAQVSAVASVRDALQVLDDGTPDVVISDLGMPEEDGFAFIAQLREREAARGGMTPAAALSGRVRGDDRRRALMAGFQTHLAKPVDPADLLLAIASLVGRAPPAVRA, encoded by the coding sequence ATGACGCTTGCTTCTCATCGAATCGATTCGTCACCCGGAGCATTGGGCGCGGATGGCCCGCTGGCTGCCTGTGCACTGATTATCGATGACGACGAGGGTTTGCTCAGCCTGGCCCGCCGTGCGCTTGCCCGCGCCGGATTTGATGTGGTGACGTTGACGAGCACGCAGGCCGCGCGCGCGTGGCTAGACGGCCGGGGCCAGGAGCGGTGGCCTGACGTGCTGGTCGTGGACTATGTGCTCGGTACCGCCGAGACGGGGCTCGACTTCCTGCGCTCGTTACGCATGCAGGGCACGATGCTGCCCGCGATCTTGTGCACCGGCTTTGCCGATGAGACGCGGGTGATCGAGGCGCTGCGCTCGGGCGTCGCGGATGTGGTGCCAAAAACCTCCGATTATCTTGACTATCTACCACAGGCAATCGAGCGTGTGTTGGCGCAGAAGCGCGCGCAACGGGAGATTGCCGAGGCGGAGTTGGTCCGCGCAAGGGAGTTGCACTACCGGACGCTGGCGGAGGCGATCCCGCAACTGGTCTGGACCGCGTTGCCCGACGGACGGATCGATTTTGCGTCCAAGCAGTTGCTATCCTACACGGGTATGGATGCGCCTTCGCTGCTTGGTCACGTGTGGCCGGACGCGCTGGTTCATCCTGAGGATCTCGAGCGTACCGTACAGCGTTGGTCCGACGCTTTGCGCGACAGCAGCGATTACGATGTCGAACATCGGCTGCGGGCCGCCGACGGCGCGTGGCGCTGGTTCAAGACCCGGGCCGCACCGCTGCTGGACGGTGCCGGCCGGGTGAGCAAGTGGTTTGGCACGTCGACTGACATCGACGATCAGAAGCTGGCTGCGCAGGAGCGTGAGCATTTACTCGCAAACGAGCGGCAGGCTCGCTCGGAAGCGGAACGGGCATCCAGGCTCAAGGACGAGTTCGTCGCCACGCTGTCGCACGAACTGCGCACGCCGCTGAATGCCATCGTCGGATGGGCCCAGTTGCTGCTGCGTGACGCGTCCGATCCGGCTCGCGTCGAGAAGGGCCTGCAGGTGATCCACCGCAATGCACGGCTGCAATCGCAGATGATCGACGATTTGCTAGACATGTCACGCATCATGGCGGGCAAGGTGCGGCTCAACGTGCAGCGCGTCGAACTGGTCGATGTGATCACCGACGTGATCGCGACCGTGCAGCTAGCAGCCGACGCGAAGGAGCTTCGTGTCATGCCGGTGCTGGGCGCGCCGGCCGTGGTCAATGGTGACCCCGCTCGGCTGCAGCAGATCATTTGGAATCTGCTGACCAATGCGATCAAGTTCACGCCCCGGCGTGGACGTGTGGCGGTCACGCTGACCAGCGGCGACGGCGAGGCGCGACTGGTCGTCAGTGATACCGGCTGCGGTATCCGCGAGGCGTTCCTGCCGCACGTATTTGAGCGTTTCCGACAGGAGGACGCGAGTACCACACGCCAGTTTGGCGGCTTGGGGCTGGGGTTGTCGATCGTTAAGGAGCTGGTCGAGATGCATGGGGGCCATATCACCGCGGCCAGCGACGGTGAGCAGCGCGGCGCGACATTTACGGTGACGCTGCCCACGGTGACGACCGGCGCCGACACGCGTCGCGGCGCAGTGGCACCGATCAGCGCGCAGCCGGATACGGCGCTACCGCGCCTGGATGGTGTTCATGTGCTGGTGGTCGAAGATGAAGCCGATGCGCGCGAGCTCGTGCACCGCGTGCTCGAGGAGCGCGGCGCGCAGGTGAGCGCGGTGGCGTCTGTGCGCGATGCGTTGCAGGTTTTGGACGACGGCACGCCCGATGTCGTCATCAGCGATCTGGGCATGCCGGAGGAAGACGGCTTCGCATTTATTGCACAGTTGCGCGAGCGTGAGGCGGCACGAGGCGGGATGACGCCGGCCGCGGCATTGTCCGGCCGGGTCCGCGGCGATGATCGCCGGCGCGCACTGATGGCCGGCTTCCAAACGCACTTGGCCAAGCCTGTCGATCCGGCCGATCTGCTGTTGGCGATCGCATCGCTGGTCGGCCGCGCGCCACCGGCGGTGCGCGCGTAG
- a CDS encoding EI24 domain-containing protein, giving the protein MNELFSSLGRALLGMLHPRMLWLTALPFLLTALGWGAVLWFGWEGWVSAAHGWLSHWGWTASLNSLFAGIGFGHVQMVLAPLVVVAIAVPLIVLTVLLMIAAISMPAVIRHLGARQFADLEPRRGGTLLGSLLHSIVATCICVVLLVVTVPLWLVPPLFAVIPPLLWGWLTYRVMTYDALAWHASLDERRMIFRMHRMPLLAIGVMCGMLGAVPTLLWASSVLMIVLFPFVAIVSIWLYVYIFVFSALWFAHYCLRALRQLRARHHGADRQAPQARPPGSA; this is encoded by the coding sequence ATGAACGAGTTGTTCAGTTCGTTGGGTCGCGCGCTGCTGGGCATGCTTCATCCGCGGATGCTGTGGTTGACCGCGTTGCCGTTTCTGCTGACCGCGCTGGGCTGGGGGGCGGTGCTGTGGTTCGGCTGGGAAGGATGGGTCAGTGCGGCGCATGGTTGGCTGTCACACTGGGGCTGGACCGCGTCGCTCAATTCGCTGTTCGCGGGGATCGGCTTCGGCCACGTGCAAATGGTGCTCGCGCCGCTCGTCGTGGTCGCGATCGCCGTGCCATTGATCGTGTTGACCGTTTTGTTAATGATTGCCGCGATATCGATGCCGGCGGTGATCCGCCATCTCGGTGCACGTCAATTCGCCGATCTGGAGCCCCGGCGCGGCGGCACGCTGCTCGGCAGTTTGCTCCACTCGATCGTAGCCACGTGCATCTGCGTGGTGCTGCTGGTCGTCACGGTCCCGTTGTGGCTCGTGCCGCCGCTGTTCGCCGTGATCCCGCCGCTGCTGTGGGGCTGGCTCACCTATCGCGTGATGACCTACGATGCGCTGGCATGGCATGCGAGCTTGGATGAGCGGCGCATGATCTTTCGCATGCACCGCATGCCACTGCTCGCGATCGGCGTGATGTGCGGGATGCTCGGCGCGGTCCCGACGCTGCTGTGGGCGTCCTCCGTGTTGATGATCGTGTTGTTCCCGTTCGTCGCGATCGTGTCGATCTGGCTGTACGTGTACATCTTCGTGTTCTCCGCGCTATGGTTCGCCCATTATTGCCTGCGCGCGCTGAGGCAATTGCGCGCGCGACACCATGGGGCCGACCGGCAAGCACCGCAAGCGCGCCCGCCGGGATCGGCGTAA